The following is a genomic window from Thermoflexus hugenholtzii JAD2.
CCTATCATTTTTATGAGCGAAAACGCATCTTGCGAGATCCGACTTTGGGAAACGCTCTGAGGGAGGCCGGTTATGGAAAAGGGTCTGCAGATCGATCTGGAGGGGATACGGGAGGTGATCCGGCAGCTGCGGGCGTGGGCCCCCGTCTGGGAGGAGACCTTCCGGCGGGCCCAGCGGGTGGGGATCGCCCTGGTGCGGACGGTCCGCGCGGTCCCCGGGCGGCGGTTCGAGGAGGAGACAGAGGGCCCCAAGGGACGTCTGAGCCAGGCGGCGGAGCGGGTGCGGATCCTGGCCGACACCATGGAGCAGGCCCTCCTCCACCTGGAGGCGGCCTTCCTGCAGGCGGCCCAGATGGTGGAGCGCGCGGGGGAAAGCGTTGGGGAGGGGGCGCTCCCCACGGCCGCCCTCTCGGCGTCCTTCGAGGAGGCCTACGCCTTCGTCCGCCGATGGGAAGGCGGATACGTCCACGACCCCGATGATCCCGGCGGCGCCACGAACATGGGGATCACCCAGGGCACCTATGATGCCTGGCGCCGCGAGAAGGGGTTACCTCCTCAGGACGTCCGCGCCCTCACGCCGGAGGAGGCCCGGGCCATTTACCTGGAGAGATACTGGGCGTCATCCGGGGCAGCCACCATCCCTTCTCCAGCCCTGGCCATGATCCACTTCGACACGGCGGTGAACATGGGGGTGGGGCGCGCCCGGGAGTTCCTCCAGCGGATCCAGGAGGGGGGTCGTTCCAGCCCTCGGGAGATGGTGGAAGCCTATCTGGATCTGCGGTTGAACCGCTACCTGGAGATCGCCGATCAGTACCCTTCCCAGCGGAAGTTCCTCGCGGGTTGGCTGAACCGGCTGCGGGATCTGGCCGAGGCCGCTACGGGGGAACCGGAGTTCGCGGCCTCCTTTGAGCGGAAGGTGGAGCAGGCCCTGGAGGCCCGGGCCGCCGAAGATCCCGCTTATGCGACGATCCTGGAGCGCTTCCGCAGGATGTGGAGGAGGTAAGTGATGCGAACGATCCTTTTGAGCCTGATCGCCATAAGCGTGCTCGTTGGTTGTGGGTGGCCTTCCTCCCCCGAGGGAGGAACGCCCATCGTGGTGAAAGCCACGACTTCGCCAGGGCCGGAAGAGATAGGGGGAACACCCACTGTGGTGAAGAGCCCGGCCTCCCTGACGCAGGAGAGGCTGCAGGCGCTGGAGGAGGCGATCCGAAGGGGGGAGTGGGCGGCGGCTCGGACGGCGTATGAGGCCGCTGGCGCGCCGCCATTGCCAGCCGAGCGCCTCAACGCATGGATGGAACAGGCCCTTCGCGAGATCATCCGAGCACAGAAGAAGGGACAATACGAGGAAGCCGATCGCATCCAGGCGGACGCCCTCGCTCTGTTGGGCCAGGGATGCCGGTGTCTGGATCCCCAGGGCGGCCTCCGCCCGGATGCTGCGCCCGCCGGCTTGCGGGTGGAATGGGTCCTGGCCCTCTCTCTGGCGGGACGGCCGGGAGGCGCGGCGCTGGGAGGCACCGAGCCCCTACCTGAGTGGGGACGGAAGTGGATCGCCGCGCGCTTCGGCCGAGAGCCGTCCACGATCCCTCCGTTGGTGGACGTGCAGATCTGTCCGATCGCCGATCACCTCTTCCTGGTCGTGGGCTTCTATATCCTCCAGCTGGACGGCCCGTTTCAGGGGGAGGCGCCCGGGCTGTCGGCGCTGCAAGAGGAGGAGCGGGATCCCGAACGGTATTACGTGCTCTGCGAGGCGGATCGCATCCAGTGGGTGAACGCGATGAGCGGAGGAAGGGGGACAGCCCTGGAGGCGGAGTGGGACGGGAAGGGCTTCCGATCGATGGGAGTGGAACGGGCGAACCCGGCCGCGGACACCTATCAGGAGGTCCGACGACATGTGGAAGCCGGGGAGCTCGAGGAGGCCCTGCGGGCGTATGAAGCGGGAGCCTTCACCCGTCGGGTGGATGAGGATCCCGAGCTGGCCACGGAGGCGTTGCGCCAGGGGCTGGCGGTGGCCCAGCGACGGGCCGAGGCCGGGGACGCAGCGGGGGCCGCGCGGGCCCTTCACGCCGCCCTCACCCTCGCCTCGATCCCCTATGAGCTGGAGGGGCCGACCTTCCTCCCCCAGGACTGGGCCATTCGGTCGCGTTCCCTGGAGGAGTGGGCCCGAGAAGCCTTCTATGGCCCCGCTCTGGATCCAGCGCTCTATCGGGAGACCCTGGCCCATTACGCCCGTTACTTAGCCCAAAGCGGAAGGGCCCGCGAGGCGGAGCCCATCCTGCGGGGTTTGATCGTCCTCTCTCCAGACTACGCGCCGGCGTATCTGGATCTGGGCGATGCCCTGTGGGACCTGGGGAAGCAGGAGGAGGCGCGGGAGTTCTACCGGCGATATCGGACGCTGCGACCTGGGGAGGAGCCGCCCCCGCGGGTGCGGGAGCGCCTGGGCCCATAGGCGGGGTCTGGGGCGGGGGGCGGATGCGCATCGGTCCGCCCCCCGCCGGCTTTTCCCGCCTCAAAGGAGCTTCAGAAAGCCATCCACGCTCCATCGAGCTTGCTTCCGGATATGAGCGGGGGTTGAACGTTTCACGGGGCGGTGAGCTGGGATTGTGATCTTCAACACCTCAACACCTACCCTTTTCTGCAGACGAATATGGCTCCTGCGCTGGCGAACCACAGTCCATCCATCCCGCTGAAGCGCGCGGATGATCCCATCGTAAGGGAGGCTGGGGATCTTTGTCACAGATCGATCTCCTCAAGCAGCGCGGCTTCGCTAAGGAGGGGAACCCGGTCATCCTCCACGGGCTCCAGATACAGCTCAATGGCCTCCCGAATGTTTCGCAGCGCCTCTTCAATCGTTTCTCCCTCACTGATGCATCCGGGTAATGAGGGCACATATACCGTATATCCACCCTCATCGCTGGGTTCCAGCACAACTTTCAGGCGCATGCGAAGGCTCCTTTCCGTGCCTGGGTCACGGAAGCGCCCGGGCGCCTGCGCCGGAGGCCTCGGCGCCCGGGTTGGGGGTCTTGCGCCATCGGAATGGGATCTGCCCGACTGGGAGCCGCAGGGGGCTCGATCCTTATGCCTTGCGCCGGCCTTTGCGCGCGGGCTTCGGCTCCGGCAGCGTGGCCCGCGTCTCCGCGTCGTAGGCCAGCAGGTCGTTGGCGTCGAGGATGAGATACTCCACGCCGTTCACCTTCACCTCGTTCCCCGAGTATTTGGGGAACAGCACTCGATCCCCGACACGCACCTTAATGGACTCATCGTCGCCGACGGCGACCACGATCCCGACCTGGGGCTTCTCCTTGGCGGTCTCCGGGATGATCAGGCCGCTCGGCGTGCGGCTCTCCTGCTCCACCGGGCGGATGACCACCCGGCTGCCGAGGGGTTGCCACGGGAAGCGCTCCTCCGCCATCGCTGTTCCCTCCTCTTCATTGAAGATCCACCGCCGGGATCCGGAGCGATGCATGCTTCCTCTCCGGATCCCGGCTTCTTTGCGGCGTCAGGAGATCGCACAGCGCGTCGTTTACTTTTTCCTCAACCCGAGCAACGCGTCGATCTGGGGTCGGTTGAAGCCGATGACGATTTTACCACCGATATCCAGCACCGGCACGCCCATCTGGCCGGTGCGGCGCACCAGGTCGCGGGCCGCCGCCGCATCCCGGCTGACATCGACCTCCTTGAAGGGCACCCCCCGT
Proteins encoded in this region:
- a CDS encoding glycoside hydrolase family 108 protein, which produces MEKGLQIDLEGIREVIRQLRAWAPVWEETFRRAQRVGIALVRTVRAVPGRRFEEETEGPKGRLSQAAERVRILADTMEQALLHLEAAFLQAAQMVERAGESVGEGALPTAALSASFEEAYAFVRRWEGGYVHDPDDPGGATNMGITQGTYDAWRREKGLPPQDVRALTPEEARAIYLERYWASSGAATIPSPALAMIHFDTAVNMGVGRAREFLQRIQEGGRSSPREMVEAYLDLRLNRYLEIADQYPSQRKFLAGWLNRLRDLAEAATGEPEFAASFERKVEQALEARAAEDPAYATILERFRRMWRR
- a CDS encoding tetratricopeptide repeat protein, encoding MRTILLSLIAISVLVGCGWPSSPEGGTPIVVKATTSPGPEEIGGTPTVVKSPASLTQERLQALEEAIRRGEWAAARTAYEAAGAPPLPAERLNAWMEQALREIIRAQKKGQYEEADRIQADALALLGQGCRCLDPQGGLRPDAAPAGLRVEWVLALSLAGRPGGAALGGTEPLPEWGRKWIAARFGREPSTIPPLVDVQICPIADHLFLVVGFYILQLDGPFQGEAPGLSALQEEERDPERYYVLCEADRIQWVNAMSGGRGTALEAEWDGKGFRSMGVERANPAADTYQEVRRHVEAGELEEALRAYEAGAFTRRVDEDPELATEALRQGLAVAQRRAEAGDAAGAARALHAALTLASIPYELEGPTFLPQDWAIRSRSLEEWAREAFYGPALDPALYRETLAHYARYLAQSGRAREAEPILRGLIVLSPDYAPAYLDLGDALWDLGKQEEAREFYRRYRTLRPGEEPPPRVRERLGP
- a CDS encoding type II toxin-antitoxin system HicA family toxin is translated as MTKIPSLPYDGIIRALQRDGWTVVRQRRSHIRLQKRVGVEVLKITIPAHRPVKRSTPAHIRKQARWSVDGFLKLL
- a CDS encoding type II toxin-antitoxin system HicB family antitoxin, coding for MRLKVVLEPSDEGGYTVYVPSLPGCISEGETIEEALRNIREAIELYLEPVEDDRVPLLSEAALLEEIDL
- a CDS encoding co-chaperone GroES, which produces MHRSGSRRWIFNEEEGTAMAEERFPWQPLGSRVVIRPVEQESRTPSGLIIPETAKEKPQVGIVVAVGDDESIKVRVGDRVLFPKYSGNEVKVNGVEYLILDANDLLAYDAETRATLPEPKPARKGRRKA
- a CDS encoding glutaredoxin family protein; amino-acid sequence: MAGTGKWPRVIIFTTPNCPWCRAAKEYLRQRGVPFKEVDVSRDAAAARDLVRRTGQMGVPVLDIGGKIVIGFNRPQIDALLGLRKK